In the bacterium genome, CGAGGCCCGGAATGCGGGCGATGTCGATGATCACCTCCGGCCGGGCGAGGCGCGACTTGAGAATGGGGATCAGGCTGTGCCCGCCCGAGAGCAGTCTGGCCGCTTCTCCGTACTTTTGGAGAAGGCCGATGGCCTCATCCAGAGATTTCGCCCGGTGGTATTCGAAAGGCGCAGGGAACATCTCAGGCCCCCTTTCCGGCGACGGCTTGCCATATCTTTTCGGGCCGCAGCGGCATGTCGAGGTGCCGCACCCCGAAGGGTCGGAGCGCATCGAGCACCGCGTTCACCCCCGCCGGGGTCGAGCCGATCGTGCCGGCTTCGCCGACGCCCTTCGCGCCGAGCGGATTCACGTCGGTCGGCGTGACGGTGTGGTCCAGCTCGAACCGGGGCAGGCGGTGGGCTTTCGGGAGGGCGTAGTGCATGAAGGAGCCGTTCAGGGGCTGGCCGCCCTCGCCGTAGAGCATCTCCTCCTCGAGCGCCTGTCCGATACCCTGGGCGATGCCGCCGTGTATCTGGCCGCGAACGAGCAGCGGGTTGATCATGTTGCCGACATCGTCCACCGCGACGTAGCGGAGAATCTTCACCTCGCCCGTCTCGGGGTCCACCTCGACCAGCACCACATGGGCCCCGAAGGGGAAGGTGAAGTTCGGCGGCTCGAAGAAGTGCGTCTCCTCGAGTCCCGGTTCCGTGTCGGGCGGAAGAACGATGGCGTCGTAGGCCATCTGGGATATCTCGGCGAAGGCAGCGGATTTCTCGGGGGCGCTCTGGACGAACACCTTTCCCCCCTCGAAGGCGATGTCGTTTTCGTCCGCCTCGAACTTCAGGGCGGCGAATTTTGCCATCTTGGCCTTCACCTTGTCGCGGGCGAGAAAGACGGCCGAGCCGCCCACCACGGTGCCCCGGCTGCCGAAGGTGCCCACACCGTAGGGCACCACGTCGGTGTCCCCGTGGATGACGCGGACATCTTCGACCTGGACGCCGAACCCGTCGGCCACGATCTGGGCGAAGGAGGTCTCCTGGCCCTGGCCGTGGGGGGAGGCGCCCGAGAAGACCGTCACCTTGCCCGTCGGCTCGACGCGCACCTTGGCGCTCTCCCAGCCCTGCCCGCCGAGCGCGGCGGAGGGGCCCATCCCGCAGATTTCGACGTAGGTCGAAAGGCCGATGCCGAGGTAGCGGCCCTCCTTGCGGGCTTCTTCCTGCTGCTTCCGTATCCGGGGGTAGTCGGCGTTGGCCAGTGCCTTGTCGAGGGCGGCGGCGTAGTCCCCGCTGTCGTAGGAGAGGCCGGCTGCCGTGGCGAAGGGAAACTCCGATTTCGCCGGGAAGTTCTTCCGCCGGATCTCGGCCGGGTCCATTCCGAGTTCGCCCGCGGCGATGTCCACCATCCGTTCGAGAATGTAGGTGGCCTCGGGCCTTCCCGCCCCCCGGTAGGCGTCGGTCGCGATCTTGTTGGTGAAGACCCCGGTCACCTTCATCTCGATGTGGGGGATCTTGTAGGGGCCAGGGAGCATGAGCCCGGTCAGCGTGAAGATTGCCACCGTCAAAAGCTGGTAGTAAGCGCCGCAATCAGCCAGGACGTTGTAGCGGATGGCGACGATGGTCCCGTCCTTCTTCAGCCCCAGTTCGACCTCGCCCAGCTGCCCGCGGCCGTGAATGGTGGCGATGAAGTTCTCGGACCGTGTTTCGATCCAGTTGATCGGAATCCCCAGCTCGCGGCTGATGTGGGCGGCGAGCGCCTCCTCGCGGTAGACGTTCAGCTTGCTCCCGAAGCCGCCGCCCACCTCGGGCGCGATCACGCGGATGCGGTTTTCGGCCATCCCGATCTGGATGCCGACCAGGGTGCGGACCTTGTGGGGGACCTGGGTCGAGGTCCAGATGGTCATCTTGTCCTCGCCCGGGAGGTAGTGGGCCAGAACGCCGCGCGGCTCGAGGGCGAGGGGGACAACGCGCGCGTTGGCGATCTTCTCCTTGATGACGATATCCGCTTCTTTCAGCCCGGCTTCGATGTCGCCGCCCGCGAGCGCCCAGGTGAAGGCGGTGTTGTCCTCGAACTCCTCGTGCACCTTGGGGGCACCGGGGGCGAGGGCTTTTTCCAGATCGACCACCGCCTCGTGAATGTCGTATTCGACCTCGATCAGATCGGCCGCGTCGCGGGCCAGGTAGCGGGACTCCGCGATGACGGCGGCGATGGGCTCGCCCGCGAAGCGGGCCTTCCCTTTGGCGAGGACCGGCTGTTTCGGCACGCGGGCGTCCGGCACGAGACCGGCCACCGGAACGGGCCCGACTTTGTCCCCGATGTCCTCGGCGGTGTAGACCGCGATGACGCCAGGCGCCTCGCGTGCGGCGGCGGTGTCGACTTTCTTGATCGTGGCGTTCCCGTAGGGGCTCCGGACGAAGGCCATGTAGCGCATCCCCGGCAGGTGGATGTCATCCACATAGTGGGCGAGCCCCTGGATGAGCCGGGGGTCGTCCCTGCGCCGGATGGAGGCACCAATGAATTTGGGAACTTGCGCCATGTCTTTCCTCGCCGTTTCTATTTGCTGGCCCGCATCTGCTCGGCGGCCGCTAGAATCGCGTCCACGATGTGCTGATAGCCGGTGCACCGGCAGAGGTTTCCCTCGATGCCGCGCCGGATTTCCTCCTCGGAGGGGTTGGGATTCTGCGCCAGCAGGTCGTGGACCGTCAGAATCATCCCCGGGGTGCAGTAGCCGCACTGAAGGCCGTGCTTGTCCCAGAACTGCTCTTGAAGGGGATGGAAGTTGCCGTTTTCGGCGAGGCCCTCGATGGTGGTCACCTCGCCGCCGTCGGCCTGGACGGCGAGCAGGGTGCAACTCTTCACGGCCGCCCCGTTGAGGAGGATCGTGCAGGCGCCGCAGACGGAGGTTTCACACGCGATGTGGGTTCCGGTCAGGCCCGCATGGTCGCGGAGCAGATGGACAAGGAGGGTCCTCGGCTCAACGTCGAATTTCCGCACGACGCCGTTGATGCTGAGGGAGATTTCCACCGGGAGCCTCCTTGCGCCGGGGGCAGCTTATGAGAAATGTGCCCGCCCCTCCACCAATTTGTCAGGATTCATGAACATTATCGGAGCAGGGATGAAACAGTGTCAAGGGAGGAAATATGGGCGGCAGAGTCAGATTTTTCCGCATGAAAAGGGGGAAAGATCGAGGTGCGCCTCCACCACGCGGTCCCACCGATCGAGATTCTCGCGCTGAAGGCGGCGGAACCTGCGGGGCGTCCGCCGGAGGCCCCCGCGCCCCGTCCGTCCGGCGGCCCATTCCAGAAAGGCGGAGCGGAAGCCGTCGTTTTCAAAAAGCCCGTGAAGATTCGTCCCCCATATGTTTTCCCCGGCCAGGAAGGCGCCATCGAAGGAAGCCGGGTGTTCCGCTCCCGCGGGGTCGAGACGAAAGGCGGGCGAGGCGGAAGATGAGCGCAGTGTGGTGCGCCCATGGTGTATCTCGTATCCCTCTATCTCGCCCTCGTAAAAGGGAAGCCGCGAGAGGGCGCGCACCTGCCGCAGGGTCTTTTCCAGCACCAGCTCGGTTTCGGCGGGGAGCCAACCGAGGCCTTTCGTGAAGGGATCGGGGGATTCGATGCCGCCCGGATCGTGGATGGCCTCCCCCATCATCTGGCAGCCGCCGCAGATGCCGGCGATGGGAGTGCCCCGCCCGCGCAGGCGCCCGAGGGTGCGGTCGAGCCCCTTCCGCCGGAGCCAGGCCAGATCGAGGGCGACGTTCTTCGAGCCGGGAAGGAAAACGGCGTCTGCTGCATCGAGTGTCCGGGAATCCTCCGTGACGGTGATCGCCACGTCCGGCTCGTCGAGAAAAGGCTCGAAGTCGGTGAAGTTCGAAATGTGCGGAAACCGCAGGACGGCGAGGCGCAGCGCATCCGGTTCGCCGCCCGGGAAGGTCTGCGGGAAGACATCGAGTTCCAGGCCGTCCTCGGCCTCGAGCCTGAGGCCTTCCACGTGGGGGAGGACGCCCAGCACGGGGATTCCCGTGCGCCGGGTCAGCTCCCGGGGGCCATCGCCCAGATTTTCCGGTGCGCCGCGCAGCTGGTTGATGACGAATCCGCGGATTCGCTTCTGCCACTCGGGCGGGCAAAGGGCCCAGGTGCCGTAGAGGGCGGCGAAGACGCCGCCGCGCTCGATGTTGCCCACGAGAAGGACTTCGGCGTCCGCCATCTCGGCGGCCCGAAAGTTGGCCAGATCCCGGTCGAACAAATTGATCTCGGCCGCTCCGCCCATTCCCTCCATGACGATGAGGTCGAACCGCGCGGAGAGCCGCGCGAAGGCCGCCTGG is a window encoding:
- a CDS encoding cobyric acid synthase, translated to MRPLMVLGTASGVGKSALCAALCRLFARRKISVAPFKAQNVSLNSFVTPEGGEIARSQALQARAAGIAPHTDMNPVLIKPEAGGRSHIILDGRHALTTSPADRPLEGAQLAARIQAAFARLSARFDLIVMEGMGGAAEINLFDRDLANFRAAEMADAEVLLVGNIERGGVFAALYGTWALCPPEWQKRIRGFVINQLRGAPENLGDGPRELTRRTGIPVLGVLPHVEGLRLEAEDGLELDVFPQTFPGGEPDALRLAVLRFPHISNFTDFEPFLDEPDVAITVTEDSRTLDAADAVFLPGSKNVALDLAWLRRKGLDRTLGRLRGRGTPIAGICGGCQMMGEAIHDPGGIESPDPFTKGLGWLPAETELVLEKTLRQVRALSRLPFYEGEIEGYEIHHGRTTLRSSSASPAFRLDPAGAEHPASFDGAFLAGENIWGTNLHGLFENDGFRSAFLEWAAGRTGRGGLRRTPRRFRRLQRENLDRWDRVVEAHLDLSPFSCGKI
- a CDS encoding xanthine dehydrogenase family protein molybdopterin-binding subunit yields the protein MAQVPKFIGASIRRRDDPRLIQGLAHYVDDIHLPGMRYMAFVRSPYGNATIKKVDTAAAREAPGVIAVYTAEDIGDKVGPVPVAGLVPDARVPKQPVLAKGKARFAGEPIAAVIAESRYLARDAADLIEVEYDIHEAVVDLEKALAPGAPKVHEEFEDNTAFTWALAGGDIEAGLKEADIVIKEKIANARVVPLALEPRGVLAHYLPGEDKMTIWTSTQVPHKVRTLVGIQIGMAENRIRVIAPEVGGGFGSKLNVYREEALAAHISRELGIPINWIETRSENFIATIHGRGQLGEVELGLKKDGTIVAIRYNVLADCGAYYQLLTVAIFTLTGLMLPGPYKIPHIEMKVTGVFTNKIATDAYRGAGRPEATYILERMVDIAAGELGMDPAEIRRKNFPAKSEFPFATAAGLSYDSGDYAAALDKALANADYPRIRKQQEEARKEGRYLGIGLSTYVEICGMGPSAALGGQGWESAKVRVEPTGKVTVFSGASPHGQGQETSFAQIVADGFGVQVEDVRVIHGDTDVVPYGVGTFGSRGTVVGGSAVFLARDKVKAKMAKFAALKFEADENDIAFEGGKVFVQSAPEKSAAFAEISQMAYDAIVLPPDTEPGLEETHFFEPPNFTFPFGAHVVLVEVDPETGEVKILRYVAVDDVGNMINPLLVRGQIHGGIAQGIGQALEEEMLYGEGGQPLNGSFMHYALPKAHRLPRFELDHTVTPTDVNPLGAKGVGEAGTIGSTPAGVNAVLDALRPFGVRHLDMPLRPEKIWQAVAGKGA
- a CDS encoding (2Fe-2S)-binding protein → MEISLSINGVVRKFDVEPRTLLVHLLRDHAGLTGTHIACETSVCGACTILLNGAAVKSCTLLAVQADGGEVTTIEGLAENGNFHPLQEQFWDKHGLQCGYCTPGMILTVHDLLAQNPNPSEEEIRRGIEGNLCRCTGYQHIVDAILAAAEQMRASK